The DNA region ATCGGAAGTCCATCTGCCAATCCGGATCAATTCGACTTTGTGAACTGCCACAACCACACGCATTATCGCGGATATGCCGAATACAAACTGTATGACGCTGACGGTGGATTGATTCCAATCGGATTCAAGAACGGTTTCTGTGTGATGGACCTTGAATGCAGCGGTGGCGGATCGTTCCAGTATGGCTGCAGCACCATGGGTATTTCAGCTGGTTGTGGAGATATCTATTCTTCTGGGCTTGATTGCCAGTGGATAGACATTACTGACATCGACACAGGGCGTTACACCTTTGTGAATACGGCCAACTGGGATGATAGTCCGGATGCACTTGGACATTATGAAACCAATCATACCAACAACTGGGCTCAATTGTGCATCTATATAGGTAGAGATGCAAACGGAGCACTTTATGTCAATCAATTGCAGGATTGTAATCCGTATATCGATTGTCAAGGAGAGCTCTATGGATCGGCCCAACCAGATTGTAATGGTGTATGTGCTGGAACCACGCTACGGGGCGACATAAATGCTGATGCAGCTCAGAACAATCTTGATGCACACAACTATGTCACCGATATTCTTGCCAACGACATTACTGCCACAACCTGCAACGACCTGAATGCAGATAACGAAATTGACGTATATGATGCTGCTTTGATGATGGATTGCTCATTGACCAACGATGGCCACGTAACGGGTTCGAGCCACGATCATTGCAATTTCCCTTACGGTCTGACGGATATTTATGATACGGTTGAATTCAGCATTGGCAACGTGGACCACGCCCAGCACTTCATCGATATTTACATTAAGAACCCACAGAACTACGTGGTGGCTTACCAGTTTGAAATGGCTGGTCTTACCATCATGAGCGTAGAAAATCTGGTTGACCCTGTTGATTATCCTATCACTCCAGAATGGTCACTTGGAGGAACTGAGGTCATCGGTATCAGCTATCAGGATTCGGTGATTCCTAAATTTCAGAATCCAACTCCGCTTTGCCGAATCCATTACTTCTCGCTCACCGATACATTGATCTGCATTTCCGACATCAAAACCGTGGTGAACGAAAAGTATGAGGAAACCATTACACGTGTTGACGCATTCCATACTTGTTTGATCGCCTACACGGGTATTGACGAATTGGTGGATGGTGGAATTGAATTGAACCTCTACCCTAACCCGATGCTCGAATCAGCTACCCTTGCAATCACCAATCGTTTCAGCGCTGATATTTCGATTGAATTGATAGATCCTTCAGGAAAACAAGTGAAGAACTTCGGGCAAGTGAAAACTGACCGACTGACCATAACGAACGATGGACTAAGTGCAGGAATCTACTTCGTGCAGGTTACCGATGGTTCGCGCATCCTTACACGTCAGAAGCTTATTGTGCAATAAACATTAGCATTCGATGTATGTTAAATCAATCCCCGCCATTGCGGGGATTGTTGTTTAAACCTTAGTTATTTATCATGGAAGACAAAGACTGGAAAGCCAAGCTGACACCCGAACAATACCATGTATTGCGCGAAAAAGGAACCGAGCGCCCTTTTACAGGCGAATACGATCTGCATTTTGCAGATGGTTCGTACTTCTGTGCCGGATGCGGCACAAAACTCTTCGATTCGGGTTCTAAATTCGATAGTGGCTGCGGTTGGCCGGCCTTTTATCAGACAGCCGATAAAGGAGCTGTGATTGAGAAAACGGACCGAAGCTTTGGCATGATGCGCACCGAAGTTCTATGTGGTAACTGCGGAGGGCATTTGGGTCATGTATTTCCTGATGGACCAAGCGACAAGACCGGACTGCGCTATTGCATCAATTCGGTTTCGTTGGATTTCAAGAAAGAGGATTAGCAAAAAAAGTCCCGCATCGGCCAACCTTCCCATACGGGACAACGCCACGTTTCAACCAAACTCAAAGTGGCATTTCACTACATTCAGTTATTCAACTACTTCTAATGCAAGTGTCATATCCAATGGTTCGCCATTCAGAATGGCAATGGCTTCGGTTACTTCTTTGAATCCTGGAAACGAAAAACGTGCTAAGTAAATACCTTCAGGCACATCGGTCATTTTGAAGTAACCTGTTGGTGATGTGATGTACGTACGGCCTGTTCCTACCAATTCTACCACTACACCAAAAACACGTGAACCGGTAATGGCGCTGACCACCTTCCCCTTGAACACACCGTTGGTGCTGTTATTCTTTGTTTCTGGCAAGCATATAAGATGCAACAATTGCTCTAATCCTTGACCTGCAAATGCGGAATTCTCTTGTGTCGTTTTCATGATCGTTGAGTTTAAAGGTTAGGTAGCTGTTTCTTCATCTACCGCTATTAACAGGCCAGAAATTCAATTATTGTGCCAACAGGAATTTTCAGCGTAATTTTATTCTATTGCTAAACCAAATGACCAACTTGAGGTCTTACGACAAATCCGCTACATGAAACATCTTGGAACAATATCTTTCTTCATGCTGATCAGTTTAGCATCCAAGGCGCAAACACCCACATACAACGATAACGTAGCCTGTATTCTTTACACCAACTGTACACCATGTCATCATGATGGTGGAATAGGACCGTTTCCGCTGATGACCTACAATGATGCTACAGCTGCAGGGTTTGGCATTGTTGGTGCCGTGAATGCAGGTAACATGCCACCATGGCCACCCGATCCTGACTACAACCGCTTAGCTCACGAACGCGTGCTGACTCAGGAGGAGATCGACATTCTGAATGCTTGGGTGAATGGAGGAATGCCCGAAGGCGGAGGAACACCACCTATAGCACCGGTATATGGAGGAAACGAGGTCATTACAAATCCTGACCTCAGCCTTACCATGCAGCCTTTCACCAACTTCGAGAACAATAACGACCTCTATCAATGTTTCGTTATTCCAACAGGCTTGACCGAAGACATGTATGTAAGTGGATTTGAGGTCGTACCCGGAAATGGAGAAATGGTCCATCATGTGCTGGTTTTTTCCGATACTTCCGATCTACCATTGCAATTGGATGCCCAAGACCCGAATCCTGGCTACACAGGCTTTGGAGGGACAGGTAGCAGTTCTTCGAAACTTATAGGGATTTGGGTTCCGGGAGAACAACCTTATTTCTTTCCTCAGAACATGGGCACCAAGTTATTGGCGGGAAGCAATATCATCTTTCAGATGCACTACCCGGCCGGTACCGGAGGTCAGGTAGATCAGACCAAGATAAACTTCGATCTGTTTCAAGGTGCCTGGAACACCAGAGAAGTGTTCTTCACAGCGCCTCTTAACTTCGGGGGAAGCCTTACGGACGGACCGCTGGTCATTTTCCCAAATGAGGTAAGGACATTCCACAATCAATATACCATACCCAATGTAGATCTGACCGTTCTGGCTGTTGGCCCGCACATGCACCTTATTGGCACCTCCATGAGATCATGGGCCGTAACTCCGCAGAGCCAGACCATTCCATTTTTTGACATTCCTGAATGGG from Flavobacteriales bacterium includes:
- a CDS encoding T9SS type A sorting domain-containing protein codes for the protein MKHLGTISFFMLISLASKAQTPTYNDNVACILYTNCTPCHHDGGIGPFPLMTYNDATAAGFGIVGAVNAGNMPPWPPDPDYNRLAHERVLTQEEIDILNAWVNGGMPEGGGTPPIAPVYGGNEVITNPDLSLTMQPFTNFENNNDLYQCFVIPTGLTEDMYVSGFEVVPGNGEMVHHVLVFSDTSDLPLQLDAQDPNPGYTGFGGTGSSSSKLIGIWVPGEQPYFFPQNMGTKLLAGSNIIFQMHYPAGTGGQVDQTKINFDLFQGAWNTREVFFTAPLNFGGSLTDGPLVIFPNEVRTFHNQYTIPNVDLTVLAVGPHMHLIGTSMRSWAVTPQSQTIPFFDIPEWDFHYQGFYQFRQPIRIPATSTLYGVATYDNTNNNPNNPNNPPQLVTAGEATTDEMFLIYFAYTIYLAGDENIVIDNSTEKPTYNDCVFNILGVEDELGADISIYPNPVSDAITINLPALDNAVVELHDAQGKLIASHDSTTRRIDVSTLADGVYLLSVTTLEGGKATRKVVIRH
- a CDS encoding carboxypeptidase-like regulatory domain-containing protein, coding for MKTTQENSAFAGQGLEQLLHLICLPETKNNSTNGVFKGKVVSAITGSRVFGVVVELVGTGRTYITSPTGYFKMTDVPEGIYLARFSFPGFKEVTEAIAILNGEPLDMTLALEVVE
- a CDS encoding T9SS type A sorting domain-containing protein — encoded protein: MKKQLLSLIVSLTIGVGGVLAQCPSGQVEVAIQILTDNFGYETSWSLLNSDGDILAQGGQNGVYANNAWYGDTLCVDESTCMRFEIYDQFGDGMCCGYGNGSYTLFLNGTEIATGGNFGNSTFNLFNCPPGSDCNDAFVIAEGSYVAPHSNTWYSFTPAETGTYQIEACDNVCNSKLWIYAYCNGLPWAEDNTGTIYYDNDQGGCGPQAMIGGALLEANVEYWIRIGSSNGDCTGDINWSLTYNGPVTGCMDITACNYNPLASVSDGNCIYPGDPACPNGPDLTVDAVELSNTLYLSTLDIPANDCRVEENCMNGYGLRDIIRFSTHIKNIGNMDYYIGSPSANPDQFDFVNCHNHTHYRGYAEYKLYDADGGLIPIGFKNGFCVMDLECSGGGSFQYGCSTMGISAGCGDIYSSGLDCQWIDITDIDTGRYTFVNTANWDDSPDALGHYETNHTNNWAQLCIYIGRDANGALYVNQLQDCNPYIDCQGELYGSAQPDCNGVCAGTTLRGDINADAAQNNLDAHNYVTDILANDITATTCNDLNADNEIDVYDAALMMDCSLTNDGHVTGSSHDHCNFPYGLTDIYDTVEFSIGNVDHAQHFIDIYIKNPQNYVVAYQFEMAGLTIMSVENLVDPVDYPITPEWSLGGTEVIGISYQDSVIPKFQNPTPLCRIHYFSLTDTLICISDIKTVVNEKYEETITRVDAFHTCLIAYTGIDELVDGGIELNLYPNPMLESATLAITNRFSADISIELIDPSGKQVKNFGQVKTDRLTITNDGLSAGIYFVQVTDGSRILTRQKLIVQ
- the msrB gene encoding peptide-methionine (R)-S-oxide reductase MsrB gives rise to the protein MEDKDWKAKLTPEQYHVLREKGTERPFTGEYDLHFADGSYFCAGCGTKLFDSGSKFDSGCGWPAFYQTADKGAVIEKTDRSFGMMRTEVLCGNCGGHLGHVFPDGPSDKTGLRYCINSVSLDFKKED